Below is a genomic region from Candidatus Rokuibacteriota bacterium.
CGTTGGGATGCACCATGCCCGGGCCCAGGATCTCGAGCCACCCGTCCTGCTTGCAGACGCGGCAGCCCTCGCCCCCGCAGAGGAAACAGAGCACGTCCACCTCGGCGGAGGGCTCCGTGAACGGGAAGAACGAGGGACGGAAACGGATGCGCGAGCGGCTGCCGAACATCTCCCGCGCGAACAGCTCCAGCGTCCCCTTGAGGTCGCCCATGGTGATGTGGGCGTCCACCGCCAGCCCCTCGACCTGGTGGAACATGGGCGAATGGGTGATGTCGGCGTCCCGGCGGTAGACCTTGCCCGGGCAGATGATCCGCACCGGCGGGCGCTGGGCCTTCATGGCCCTGATCTGCACCGGCGAGGTGTGGGTCCGCAGCAGCGTGTCCGGCGAGAGGTGGAAGGTGTCCTGCATGTCCCGGGCCGGGTGGTCGTCGGGGAAGTTGAGCGCGGCGAAGTTGTAGTAGTCAGACTCCACCTCGGGGCCCTCGGCGACCGAGAAGCCGAGCCCCTCGAAGATGGCGATGATCTCGTCCTGGACGCGGGTGATGGGGTGGACGGCGCCCGGAGGCGTGAAGCGTCCGGGGAGGGTGAGATCCACCCGCTCAGCCTCCCGGGCCCGGCTCCGCTCGTGGGCCTGGAGCGCCTCGAGGCGCGCAGCGACGCGCTCCTCGATCTCGGCCTTGGCGCGGTTCGCCGCCTGTCCGACCCGCGGGCGGTCGGCCGCCGGGACGGCGCCCAGCGAGCGCAGCAGCGAGGTCAGCTCACCGGAGCGCCCGAGGATCCTGATGCGGATCTGCTCGAGGTCGGCGGTGGACAGGGCGGCGGCGATCTCGGCCAGCGCCCGGTCGCGGATCTGCTGGACCCGCGGGTCCGGCGCCACGCTCAGGCGCGGCTCGCCGTTCGCGCCGTCTCCGCCAGCTTGGCGAAGGCGGTCGGGTCCTGGACGGCCAGCTCCGCGAGGATCTTCCGGTCGAGGCCGATGCCGGCTTTCCTGAGCCCCGACATGAAGGCGGAGTAGGAAAGGCCCAGCTGCCGGCACGCCGCGTTGACGCGGATGATCCAGAGCGAGCGCGCCCGCCGCTTCTTCTGCTTGCGCCCCCGGTAGGCGAAGGCGCCCGCGCGGAGCACGGTCTCGGCCGCCGTGCGGTGGAGCTTTCGCCGGCCGCCGAAGTAGCCCTTCGCCCTCTTCAGCACCTTCTTCCTGCGCTGGCGGGTCTTGGCCCCGCCCTTGGCCCGTGGCATGGTTCCCCTCTCCTCTTCCTTACAGGTATGGGACGAGCTTCTTGAGCCGCGGCTGGTCGGCCGGGCTGATGAGCGAGGCTTTGCGGAGCCGCCGCCGACGCTTGGGGGGCTTCGCCTCCAGGAGGTG
It encodes:
- the rpmI gene encoding 50S ribosomal protein L35, producing MPKMKTKRAAAKRLKATGSGKLKRRSGWKGHLLEAKPPKRRRRLRKASLISPADQPRLKKLVPYL
- the pheS gene encoding phenylalanine--tRNA ligase subunit alpha — protein: MAPDPRVQQIRDRALAEIAAALSTADLEQIRIRILGRSGELTSLLRSLGAVPAADRPRVGQAANRAKAEIEERVAARLEALQAHERSRAREAERVDLTLPGRFTPPGAVHPITRVQDEIIAIFEGLGFSVAEGPEVESDYYNFAALNFPDDHPARDMQDTFHLSPDTLLRTHTSPVQIRAMKAQRPPVRIICPGKVYRRDADITHSPMFHQVEGLAVDAHITMGDLKGTLELFAREMFGSRSRIRFRPSFFPFTEPSAEVDVLCFLCGGEGCRVCKQDGWLEILGPGMVHPN
- the rplT gene encoding 50S ribosomal protein L20 — protein: MPRAKGGAKTRQRRKKVLKRAKGYFGGRRKLHRTAAETVLRAGAFAYRGRKQKKRRARSLWIIRVNAACRQLGLSYSAFMSGLRKAGIGLDRKILAELAVQDPTAFAKLAETARTASRA